TAATTTCAATATTTCTAATGTCAAAGTTTGTTCTTTCTATCTTCTTTGTGACCCACCAAGAAATACCTAATATAAATATAATAACTAAAGGTATAAATGTGATGAACCATTGAAAGAAAGAAAAATCTATATTTGCTAAATCTTTAAGCATTCCAATGGCAATCATATTAGGAGGAGATCCAATTGGCGTACCTAATCCTCCAATAGTCGCAGAGTAGGCCATGCCTAAAAGTATTGTAGACTTTAGTTCTTTACTTTCAATCTTAAGACTTTTAATCATTCCTAAGACTATTGGGAGCATCATTGCAGTAGTGGCCGTATTGGAAACCCACATTGAGAAAATTGCAGTTAAAGAGAATATTCCTAAAATAGTTCGCTTTAAACTTCCTCTAAAGAAACTAGATGTTAAGAGCCATACTGAAATCTTCCTATCAAACCTCATTACCTCTAAGGCCTTTGCAAAAAGAAAGCCTCCAAGAAATAGAAAAATGATAGGGTTTGAAAAAGGAGCAAATGCTTCAGTAGCAGGTACAACTCCAAGAATTACAGAGGTACTCACGCCAAGTAATCCAGTTACAAATAGTGGTATTGGAGTTAAAAACCACTGGCATACAGTAAGAGAAAATATTGCCAAAAAAGTTTGTGCCTTGGCATCCATTTCTAAATTTAAATTTAAAATAATGAAAAATATAATAGGGCCTATTACTAGGCCCCATTTATTTATATATAAGAGAAGTTTTTTTATTGATACTCTAACCATTGTAAGCAGGAGCACCCTTTATATTATTAGTGTAAAAGTCACCGAACTTTTCCATTTGAGAGTGGAAAGATACGGCCAGCTCTTTTGCTTTTGAAGCGTAGTCTGTCGAATTTTCCCAAGTCTTTTGAGGAGTAAGTAGTTCAGATGGAACACCAGGAACTTCGCAAGGAATCGCAAAGTTAAAAATTGGATCATTTTCGTAGGCAACATCATCAAGCTTGTTAGATTGAATAGAGCGGATAATTTTTCTTGTAATATCAAGAGGAAATCTCTGTCCAACACCACAAGCTCCACCAGTCCAACCAGTGTTAACTAGCCATACCTTAATGTCGTACTTCTCTAGATATTTACCTAGAAGTTCAGCATATACACTTGGGTGTCTTAGCATGAATGGAGCTCCAAAGCATGGAGAGAAAGTAGCTTGAGGCTCTACTACACCAATTTCTGTTCCTGCAAGTTTAGCTGTATATCCTAGAACAAAGTAGAACATTGCTTGTTCAATAGATAGTTTTGAAACTGGAGGTAGTACACCAAATGCATCAGCACTTAAGAAGAATATGTCTTTAGGTATTTTACCTTTAGAAGATGTTTCAAGCTCTTTAATGAAACTAAGTGGATAAGAAGATCTTCCATTTTCAGCAAGTGTTTTGTCGTCGAAATCAACAATACCAGTTTCTTCATTAAGCACAACATTCTCTAGTAGGGCCCCAAATTTATTGGATGCATCCCAAATCTCAGGCTCAGTAGACTTTGATAATTTATAAGTTTTAGCATAACAACCACCTTCAAAGTTGAAGATTCCTTCGTCGCTAAGACCGTGCTCATCATCTCCAATTAGGTAAGTCCCTTCATCAGTCGAAAGAGTTGTTTTACCAGTTCCAGAAAGACCAAAGAATACAGATACATCTTCATTCTCTAGTCTTGAGGCTCCTGAATGCATTGGCAGAATTCCAATCTCCGGAAGTCTGTAGTTCATGGCTGCAAACATACTCTTCTTAATTTCACCGGCGTATAACGTTCCACAGATAATTGTAGTACTTGAGTCAAGACAAGTTACTACTGCTGTTTCTGTTTTATTTCCATATTTACCTGGCTCAAGCTTAAGTTCTGGAGCGTGAAGAATTGTGTAATCACCGTCTTTGAACTCTCTCATCTTTCCTCTAAATAAGTGCTTAGAAAAAAGTGCGTGTTGTGGGTGAGAAGAGATTAGTCTTGCACTGATATTATGTTCTTTATGTGCACCAACAGATCTTTCTGTTGTATACAGGTCTCTATTGTCATTTAAGTAAGTGATAACATCACTTTTTAGAGCAGCAAATTGCTCTGTAGTCATAGGAAGTAAATCGTTTTCCCACCATACAGGTTTTTCTGTAGTAGAAGTTTTAACGATATATCTATCTTTAGCTGAACGGCCAGTGTGCTTACCTGTTACAACAGTAAGTGCTCCATCATTTGTAAGTTTTCCATAACCTTTACGTACGGCCTCAGCAATAAGAAAGCTTCTCGGAGAGTCACTGTGAATTTTGTACTCGCCTCTGCTTGTTTTAATACCTAGTTCATTTAAAAATGTTTCCATATTGTCTCCTCTTTAAACAACTCACAATTTAGATTGTGCGTTGCTAATAGTTCTCATTAGAAAAATTAACGTGCATGTTAACCCCTAGAAACCTATTTGACACGATAAAAAGGGTATTTTTCATCATGTTTTTTAAGCATAATTACTCTTATATTTTGGCGAAATGGATAAGATGTTATATAACTGTAGCAAAAAAATATAACGTATTGCGCAAGGTGTCTAAACCCATGAAAAGTCTTACTTCAAAAGAGATTAGAGAGAAGTTTCTCGATTACTTTGAAAAACACAACCACTTAAAAATAAAGGCGTCATCAGTTGTTCCAAAGAACGACCCGACATTATTATTTATTAACTCTGGTATGGCACCTTTGAAGCCATTTTTTCTTGGAAAGGAAGAACCACCTCAGCCGAGACTTTGTAATTTTCAACCATGCATTAGAACTAAAGATATAGATGATGTTGGAGATAGACATCACTTAACTATTTTTGAGATGATGGGCTCTTGGTCAATAGGAGACTATTATAAAGATCTAGCCTGCAAATTGGCCTACGACTTATTGGTAGAAGAGTTTGGTTTTGATCCTAAAAGACTTTATTTCACTGTTTATGCTGGAAATAAAGAACATGGTATCGCTGCAGATACTGAGTCAATTGAAGCTTGGAAGAAATGTGGGGTGCCTGAAGATCATATCGTAGTTATGGGTGAGGATAATTTCTGGGGACCGGCAGGTGACACTGGTCCTTGTGGACCATGTACTGAAGTTTTCTTTGATTGTGGTCCTGAGTATGGGCCGGAGTATAAGCCAGGTGGTCATTTTGATGATGTTTCTAGATATATTGAAATCTGGAATGCTGGTGTTTTTATGGAATTAAATAAGCAAAAAGATGGATCATTTAAAAATCTTCCTCTGAAGTCGGTTGATACTGGTTCAGGACTTGAAAGACTCGCGATGGTTATGAATGGTCATGACTCGGTATATGAGACTGACTTAATGCAACCTTTAATGGAATTATCCTATGAGCTTTTAGGTGATAAGGACGTAAAAAAAGCGAGAATGCTTACTGATCATATTAGAGCAGCAGTTTTTATTCTTAGTGAGGGAGTTACTCCGTCAAACGAGGGGCAAGGATATATTCCTAGAAGACTGATAAGAAAATGTGTGGCCGCTCTAATGGCAAGAAAGGTTGAAAAAATAGACTTCTCTAAAATGGTTACAACAATAGTAAGTATGATGAGTGATTACTATCCACAGATTAAGCAATCCTTAGAGATGGTCACTTACAATCTAAATAATGAAATTAATGACTTTATTCCTACTGTGAAAACAGGATTGGATTTAATTGAAAAAGAACTAGAGACCAATGCTAGTTCAAAAAAGAAGTTTCCAGGTGTTGTAGCATTTGAGCTTGTTACTACTCATGGTCTACCACTAGATGTTTTGAAAACTGACCTTAATGATAGAGGTATAGAGCTAGATGAGCTCGAGTATGAAAAATGTTACGAAGCTCATAGAAAAGCTTCAAGAGTAATTTCCAGAAAGGGTGGAGCAAATGATCAAGATAAGATTCAAGAGCTTGTCTCGAATCTTAAAGATACAAAGTTCCTAGGTTATGAAAGAGAAACACAATCTTCTTCAGTTAGCTTACTCATTAAAGAAGGTGAGATCGTTACTACTGTTAATGAGGGTGAT
The window above is part of the Halobacteriovorax sp. HLS genome. Proteins encoded here:
- a CDS encoding DASS family sodium-coupled anion symporter, encoding MVRVSIKKLLLYINKWGLVIGPIIFFIILNLNLEMDAKAQTFLAIFSLTVCQWFLTPIPLFVTGLLGVSTSVILGVVPATEAFAPFSNPIIFLFLGGFLFAKALEVMRFDRKISVWLLTSSFFRGSLKRTILGIFSLTAIFSMWVSNTATTAMMLPIVLGMIKSLKIESKELKSTILLGMAYSATIGGLGTPIGSPPNMIAIGMLKDLANIDFSFFQWFITFIPLVIIFILGISWWVTKKIERTNFDIRNIEIIKSEKFEKLNAQEFFVLSLFGLTVFFWFSPSIFSFILGKEHSLSIFFTQRLDPGVVSIFFASLLFVFPLKDRIKILSLEDAKSVDWPSLVLFGSGLSLGGILFKTGLATMAGDILISNFGNSSNFILLLALITFTIFMTEVASNTAAANILIPIVIASASTVNMSVLALVLAVSTSCNMAFMLPVATPPNAIVYGSGEVKIGTMIKNGFFFNIVAIIFLVVLISIII
- a CDS encoding phosphoenolpyruvate carboxykinase (ATP), with translation METFLNELGIKTSRGEYKIHSDSPRSFLIAEAVRKGYGKLTNDGALTVVTGKHTGRSAKDRYIVKTSTTEKPVWWENDLLPMTTEQFAALKSDVITYLNDNRDLYTTERSVGAHKEHNISARLISSHPQHALFSKHLFRGKMREFKDGDYTILHAPELKLEPGKYGNKTETAVVTCLDSSTTIICGTLYAGEIKKSMFAAMNYRLPEIGILPMHSGASRLENEDVSVFFGLSGTGKTTLSTDEGTYLIGDDEHGLSDEGIFNFEGGCYAKTYKLSKSTEPEIWDASNKFGALLENVVLNEETGIVDFDDKTLAENGRSSYPLSFIKELETSSKGKIPKDIFFLSADAFGVLPPVSKLSIEQAMFYFVLGYTAKLAGTEIGVVEPQATFSPCFGAPFMLRHPSVYAELLGKYLEKYDIKVWLVNTGWTGGACGVGQRFPLDITRKIIRSIQSNKLDDVAYENDPIFNFAIPCEVPGVPSELLTPQKTWENSTDYASKAKELAVSFHSQMEKFGDFYTNNIKGAPAYNG
- the alaS gene encoding alanine--tRNA ligase; translation: MKSLTSKEIREKFLDYFEKHNHLKIKASSVVPKNDPTLLFINSGMAPLKPFFLGKEEPPQPRLCNFQPCIRTKDIDDVGDRHHLTIFEMMGSWSIGDYYKDLACKLAYDLLVEEFGFDPKRLYFTVYAGNKEHGIAADTESIEAWKKCGVPEDHIVVMGEDNFWGPAGDTGPCGPCTEVFFDCGPEYGPEYKPGGHFDDVSRYIEIWNAGVFMELNKQKDGSFKNLPLKSVDTGSGLERLAMVMNGHDSVYETDLMQPLMELSYELLGDKDVKKARMLTDHIRAAVFILSEGVTPSNEGQGYIPRRLIRKCVAALMARKVEKIDFSKMVTTIVSMMSDYYPQIKQSLEMVTYNLNNEINDFIPTVKTGLDLIEKELETNASSKKKFPGVVAFELVTTHGLPLDVLKTDLNDRGIELDELEYEKCYEAHRKASRVISRKGGANDQDKIQELVSNLKDTKFLGYERETQSSSVSLLIKEGEIVTTVNEGDEFLFCTEETPFYGESGGQVGDTGVAQSASCSIEIVDTMKVGNIHIHVAKLISGALKTDEQLELSVNSEVRADIKRNHSATHLLHAALHKVIGKHAVQKGSLVRSDRLRFDFGHQQAVTKAELDEIEAITNTWIMKNSQTQADLLDYDEAIEKGAMALFGEKYDSKVRVISFGEDSVELCGGVHVERTGDIGLMLITSESSVAKGIRRIEAVTGREAYKLLQERNIILRKTSDLLSAKPVDFETKIKELKQKASAKKEAPKKVSSKEAKFDIEKSLELSGAKILVAQMNADSSVLKDLGDQYLAKGDYQVICLAGSDEKTIRAFAWVGDGFNKKLKAGDLLKEVLKPVAGKGGGKPHFAQGGSPNIGDIAKIFEAMDSVETFLKSKL